ACCATTAACTGACGCTCACACTCCCGATATGAAAAAGTCCCACGTTCCAACAGCGCGGATTCCGACGGAGATACCCGGAACGGCGTCGGTTCGTTGCGTTTCGTCTCCCGACCTAACAGCACGTAGACTGTGCTTGCGCGGTCGCAGCGGCCGATACGGTCTGGCCCGACGGGAACCGCTGGAGACAATCCAAGAGTAGTCCATGCGAGTCGTAGTTTTGCCCTATTTTAGAGCTGCTGAGGCGTCTGAGGTGAGAGCTGATCGGTCTGTACTCTCCGTTCGGTGTTGAGAGCGGTGGGTTCAGGTGTAGCCCTGTTCTTTCGCCCCTTCGCGGATCTTTTTCGACCGCTTGCGGACACGTGAGACGTACCGCTCGATTTTTTCCGGCTTCTCGCCGTAGAACGAGGCGGCCCAGTGGACATCGACGCCGTCCTGCGTGAGGAAGTAAGCGACCAGCGTATCACGGCCTGCCTGTATGACCTCGGGCGGCACGCCGCGTTCGCCGGTTCCGGCCTCCTGAAAACCGTTCACGTCGAAGTACACGTCGGCGTACAGCGTCGCTATCTCGGGGGCATCGAATTCGATGCCCTCGTGCTCTGGGGCCTCGAATCGGTAGCGTGTGTCGCCGTCACCTGTCGGTCGTTCGACGATGCGCACGTTGTGGATGTACTCGCGGTAAGTCAAGCTGTCCGTCGGTCCAGCAGCAGTGTCTGGTTGTGGCATAGATCGGTTGGTCTGGTGCTACGGTTGTCGGCTGGTGCTAGCTGCGAGCGCCGCCACCGCGGCGAGTGCGGCGAGTGCGGCGACGGTCAGCGCTATCGGGAGTGAACCGTCTGCCCCGGTCGTCGACTGGTCGCCGTCGCCCGCGGCATCGCCCTCTGTGGTACCCGCTGGCTCGGCTGTGGCCTCGCTGGCGGGTGACGGGGCTTCGGTCACGGCGGCCCCTGCCTCAGTCGGTTCGCTCGGAGAGACTGCGAGCACTGCCGGCTCGGTCGTCGGCTCGACTGCGCCGCCGCCGTCGGCGTCGACCTGACTCGATGCGACAGTGACCCGCGCCTCGCCGCCGTCGACGCCGGTGAGCGCGACTGTCGCGAGCGTCACATCGGTAGCTCCGGGTTCGACTTGCCCGTCGAGGTCAGCTGCCTCCAGCGTGACTGTCCCACCGTCTGAGGCAATAACTGGGTCGGTCGTGAGCCCGAGGCGGCTGGGGTAACTCGCGCCTTCGAACCGGGCAACCGAGGGGTCGTCGACCGAGAGTTCGAGCTGATAGCCGGCCAGTCCGTCCGGCGCGCTCGTCAGGACCACTGGAACAGTCGTCGTCTCGCCGGCGGCGATGGAACCGGTGTCGATGCTAATTGTCGGCGTGGTCTGCCCTGCAGCGAGCGCGGGGGCCGTCCCTGTGAGGAGGACGAGCGCGACGAGCGCAAGGGGGCGGCTGGCGGTTCGGACGCGACCGCGTACGGAACAGGTGGTATCGTCGGTCATTGTGTTGCTGTATCGAAAGATGAGAGAGGACTCGGTCGCTGTCGTCAGTTGACCTCTTCGTAGAGCGCGGTCACGTCCGCGAAGTCGATCTTGCCGTTCTCGTTGAAGTCGTATGCACCGGTGTTTAGCTGGATACTGTCGGAATCCATGTTCGAGAACAGGACCTGCACGTCCTCGTAGTCGAGACGGCCGTTGCCGTTGAGGTCCTCGAAGTGGCCGTCGCCGTCGGGGTCGGTCGGCGCGGCGTCGCCGACGACTGTCTGTGGGCCGCCAACGACGATGCCGTTTCGCGTCTCTGCTTGGATGTCGGTCCCGCTCTCGTCGTCCATTTGCTCGACAGAGACGGTCAGGTCTGCCGTGCCACCGCCGTTGGCGCGCACGTCGAGCGTTGCGAGTGACACGTCCATCGCGCCGGACTGGACGTTCGTGTTGACATCGGCAACACGGATCGTCGCCGACGAGCCGTCGTCGCTGATGGTGCTTTCGGTGAGTCCGAGCGCATCCGGGAAGGAGACACCAGTGATAGATGCGATTTCGGGGTTCGAGACGCTGACGGTGAGCCGAGCGCCGGAGAAGCCAGCGGGGAGCGACGAGGCGGTCAGCGGGACGCTGCCCGTCGACCCGCTCCCGACCGCGACGGAGTTGGCGCTGACGACGACGTTCGGTTGGTAGACGTAGAGGCCGTCGTTCGGGTAGGAGCGGGCGGGGCCGCCGAAGCCGTCCTCGCAGCAGAGCACGCGGCCGTCGCGCATCGTGTAGACGTTGTCGATGTTCCGGAGCGCATCGTTCGCGTCTTCCGGGGAATCAGTGAAGTCCGGGCCGGTGATGACCGGTTCGAGCGTCGAGACGTTGTAGTCTGACTCCAGCACGCCACGGTAGACGACGCCGCCGTCGACGCGGTCCATCTGGATGTCGCCGGTGTTGTCCACGAGCGCGTCGTTGAACTCCGAGATGCCGAAGTAGATGAAGTCGCCGGGCTGGGAGTCGTCGACGCTGTCGACACCCTCGGCCTTGTTGAACTCGATGGATGCACCGATTTCCTTGGCGGCCGCGCGGGTCTCCAGAAACGGGACGCGCCGGAGGTCTTCGTCGACGCCGTCGGGGCCGTTCGCCTCGTACTGCTCGGCCCACTCGACGATTTCCTCGTTCGTGATGTAGTTTCGGTTCCCGTTCTCGATGACAGATAGGTCGGCCTGCTTGATTATCTCCTCGGTCACCTCGTCGCCCGCTTCCCAGTCGGCGTGGGCGCTGAGGTAGTCGGCCTGTGTCACGTCGTCGTACTCGGCGACCCAAGACTCGACCTCGCCGTTGGTGGCGTGGCCGAGTTCGATCCACTCGATGTCGAGCGGGGTCTGTGCGGGGGAGTTCCGGTCGCCGGCTTCGGCGACGTTGGCCGCGTCGTTCGTGATCTTCGGCGCGTACAGCGTCCCGGCGACGTCCATCGGGTCGTCGTACTCCGGAATCGGCTCGTCGGCGACGAACTTGTAGATGCCCTTGCTATCGCCGTCCGAGCAGCCGTAGACGGTCCGCTGGTCGCCTTCGATGTCGGGTGCCTCCCACGAGGCCCGCCCCATCACGTAGTACTTGACCGCCTCGGGTTCGTCAGCGGTCGGCTCCCGGAAGTCGACGAAGTAGCCGTAGCGGTACGGGTTCGGGTACACGTCGTCGATAAGCGTCGTGTCGAGGTTCTCGTCGTTCCCCTGATCGTCGCGCTCCGCACCGAGGTAGTACGCGAGGAATTCGACACCGGTCAGCGCCCAGTAGCCCTGCGGGCCGAAGTTCGCGTCGAGGTCGCCGCGCTCGGCGTAGGACTCGATTGCGCCCGAGATCTCGCTCGGGTTCGGCCGGTTCCAGAACTGACAGCCGCCGATGAGCCCCTCGCCCGACCCCGCCTCAACGATGTCGCTTACCGTCGCTGTCAGGCTGACGCGGGGGTGTGCGTAGTTCTCTTCGGCGGAGATCATCGTCTCCCACGGACTGAGATCGCCGTAGCAGTTGATCCGCGTCCCGCCGTGTTCACGGAGCGACTCGGTGTTGGTCAGGTTCATCGCGTTCTCGGTATCCGCGCTCCACTCGCCGTTCTCGTCCTGACTGAGCGGGACTCGCGAGACGCAGCCGGGGCTGTTCTCCCAGTTCGTGAACAGGTAGCCCTCGGTCCCCGCGTCGTTGGTCGAGACGAACTGGTTACAGTCGGGGTTCGTCGCCGCGCCGCCGTACTGGGTGCCGGCGAAGTTTTCCTGTGTGATCTCCGTCCCGTCTGGCGTCTGGACCACACCGAGCCGCTCTTCCCCGCCGTTGATCGGTTCGCGCCCCTGCACGAGGATTTCGTAGTCACCGGCCGCGGACCGAACCCGACGCTGTTTCTCCTCAGTGTCCGGAATCCCCACCTCCGGGAAGTCGTCGTTACTCCCGTCGAACTCGAACTGGAAGCCGCTGAAATAGCCCACTGCGGCCCGTTCGAACGGCTCGGGGTTCTCTCCTTCCGGGTGCTGGAGACTGTACAGAAGTGACCCGTCCTCGAAGACGAACGGCCCGGTCACTTCAGCGCCGAACGCCGTTGTCGAGAAGCGCTTGAGACTCCCGGCGACGCTCGGTGCGCCGGGTGTGTCTGATTCGTCGACCTCTTCGCCACTTGCCACGCCGATGACGCTGGCCCCAAGCGCAGCAGCCACCGACTGTGAAAGCACCTGCCGTCGAGTGAAATCGACCATGCGAGTGAGGGGTAGCAGTGATTATTAAAGCAAGTTTATAATAGCCGTATGATGTATTTAGAGCGGTCCTGTTGCCTCGGTTCTATACGTACTGCTACTGTATCAGACATATCTGAAATAGTGCTATTTTTTCAGGATAC
The Haloarcula sp. CBA1129 genome window above contains:
- a CDS encoding cell surface protein, producing MTDDTTCSVRGRVRTASRPLALVALVLLTGTAPALAAGQTTPTISIDTGSIAAGETTTVPVVLTSAPDGLAGYQLELSVDDPSVARFEGASYPSRLGLTTDPVIASDGGTVTLEAADLDGQVEPGATDVTLATVALTGVDGGEARVTVASSQVDADGGGAVEPTTEPAVLAVSPSEPTEAGAAVTEAPSPASEATAEPAGTTEGDAAGDGDQSTTGADGSLPIALTVAALAALAAVAALAASTSRQP
- a CDS encoding alkaline phosphatase PhoX — its product is MVDFTRRQVLSQSVAAALGASVIGVASGEEVDESDTPGAPSVAGSLKRFSTTAFGAEVTGPFVFEDGSLLYSLQHPEGENPEPFERAAVGYFSGFQFEFDGSNDDFPEVGIPDTEEKQRRVRSAAGDYEILVQGREPINGGEERLGVVQTPDGTEITQENFAGTQYGGAATNPDCNQFVSTNDAGTEGYLFTNWENSPGCVSRVPLSQDENGEWSADTENAMNLTNTESLREHGGTRINCYGDLSPWETMISAEENYAHPRVSLTATVSDIVEAGSGEGLIGGCQFWNRPNPSEISGAIESYAERGDLDANFGPQGYWALTGVEFLAYYLGAERDDQGNDENLDTTLIDDVYPNPYRYGYFVDFREPTADEPEAVKYYVMGRASWEAPDIEGDQRTVYGCSDGDSKGIYKFVADEPIPEYDDPMDVAGTLYAPKITNDAANVAEAGDRNSPAQTPLDIEWIELGHATNGEVESWVAEYDDVTQADYLSAHADWEAGDEVTEEIIKQADLSVIENGNRNYITNEEIVEWAEQYEANGPDGVDEDLRRVPFLETRAAAKEIGASIEFNKAEGVDSVDDSQPGDFIYFGISEFNDALVDNTGDIQMDRVDGGVVYRGVLESDYNVSTLEPVITGPDFTDSPEDANDALRNIDNVYTMRDGRVLCCEDGFGGPARSYPNDGLYVYQPNVVVSANSVAVGSGSTGSVPLTASSLPAGFSGARLTVSVSNPEIASITGVSFPDALGLTESTISDDGSSATIRVADVNTNVQSGAMDVSLATLDVRANGGGTADLTVSVEQMDDESGTDIQAETRNGIVVGGPQTVVGDAAPTDPDGDGHFEDLNGNGRLDYEDVQVLFSNMDSDSIQLNTGAYDFNENGKIDFADVTALYEEVN